From Elusimicrobiota bacterium, the proteins below share one genomic window:
- the amrS gene encoding AmmeMemoRadiSam system radical SAM enzyme — MIDKVETKLALGLAAVTVCLALVLCGLLAAYPLPGTFEALYPANNPGVRNGMFAAPVCNGVQCHLCPYNCFLPEGARGRCRVRINYGGRIKTLVYSKPVSVHLDPIEKKPVYHLYPGSLIYSLATPGCNLKCKACQNWEISQIWPEEAARSSPVPSALTVKTDASGRVYGELAQKEVSALSPSDIVSFALATRSKAVAYTYSEPVIFYEYMYDTARFAREKGLKNVMVSAGYINRGPLLELLKYMDVVKIDLKGFSPEFYRAYVGGRLEPVKETLLTLKKSGALFEVVNLVVPGLNDDDKSLDEMIVWIKTNLGSDTPLFFSRFMPNYRLENLAATPVETLTRARAAALKAGLKYVYVGNVPGHEGENTYCPKCGRVLVRRYGYAVLENLLSSNGGRCPYDGTKIPGIW, encoded by the coding sequence GTGATTGACAAGGTTGAAACAAAACTGGCGCTGGGTCTGGCGGCCGTAACTGTCTGTCTGGCGCTTGTCCTTTGCGGTCTTCTAGCCGCTTACCCGCTGCCGGGCACTTTTGAGGCGCTTTACCCTGCAAATAATCCGGGTGTGCGCAACGGCATGTTCGCGGCGCCTGTCTGCAACGGAGTTCAGTGCCATCTTTGTCCTTACAATTGTTTCCTTCCGGAAGGGGCGCGCGGCCGCTGCCGGGTGCGTATTAATTACGGCGGGCGGATAAAAACCCTTGTTTATTCAAAGCCTGTTTCAGTCCACCTTGACCCCATAGAAAAAAAGCCGGTCTATCATCTTTACCCCGGCTCCCTGATCTATTCGCTGGCTACTCCCGGATGCAACCTGAAATGCAAGGCCTGCCAGAACTGGGAAATATCCCAGATCTGGCCTGAGGAAGCGGCCCGCTCGTCGCCGGTGCCCTCGGCCCTGACGGTAAAAACCGACGCCTCAGGCAGAGTTTACGGGGAACTGGCGCAAAAAGAAGTTTCCGCTCTTTCTCCCTCGGACATCGTGTCCTTCGCGCTCGCCACCCGTTCCAAAGCCGTCGCCTACACTTATTCCGAACCCGTGATTTTTTATGAATACATGTATGACACGGCCCGCTTTGCCAGGGAGAAAGGTCTTAAAAATGTGATGGTAAGCGCCGGCTATATCAACCGCGGGCCCCTGCTGGAGCTGCTGAAATACATGGATGTGGTTAAAATCGACCTTAAGGGCTTCAGCCCGGAGTTTTACCGCGCTTATGTGGGCGGGCGCCTTGAACCGGTAAAAGAAACGCTTCTGACTTTGAAAAAAAGCGGCGCCTTGTTTGAAGTGGTAAATCTGGTGGTGCCGGGCCTTAACGACGACGATAAAAGCCTTGACGAAATGATCGTCTGGATAAAAACAAACCTTGGCTCCGATACCCCGCTTTTTTTCTCGCGCTTCATGCCCAATTACCGGCTTGAAAATCTGGCGGCCACGCCGGTTGAAACGCTTACCCGGGCGCGCGCCGCGGCCCTTAAGGCGGGACTGAAATATGTTTATGTGGGCAATGTGCCCGGCCACGAGGGTGAAAACACCTACTGCCCGAAGTGCGGCCGGGTGCTGGTGCGGCGCTACGGCTATGCCGTGCTTGAAAACCTGCTGTCTTCGAACGGCGGCCGCTGCCCCTACGACGGCACAAAAATACCGGGAATATGGTGA